CTTTAGTGTAGAGAATTAAAGGGAGGGTCCTGGGaaccaggaagaaaagattaaattaatatCGTAAGTAGAAAGGCACTTGTGCTCTCTCAGCCATCACAAAAGGCATAAAAGAGATCGAACAATTGTCGTTTGCTATTTGGCATCATCCATCGGGAAGGCTGGGCCCTTCTGCGTTGCAAAAGGTAGAAGTACCTGGGGCAGTTTCTTCTCTGGGAATGCACATCTTTAAAAAGTTGACCTCTTTTCTCTCTATTTTCGTTAAAGGCAGGAGTGCCAACTCTGAAGAGAAGGCGGCAGCCCTGAAAACAGCTTCTGAATTCATTGATAAGATGGGTTATCCGAAACATACCCAGGTAAGGATGGCAGCCCACCTGTGGCCACCCCCTGACACTGCTGGGGTTACTTTTCTGCCACACAGACCACTGACTCCCAAGCACGGCTTGTGTGAAGTGTCACTAGCAGTCTTTCAAATAGCTCCCATTTTGGGTGATCTGCTCTTCTGCAGGGAGATATTGCAGTGTTGCTCCTGGGCTAACACCGTCCTTAAAACAGCGTTTACCCCAACACAActagtatttaatatttctccCTCTTGGACagttttttaccttttccatGACCTTTTCCAAAGAGTGAAAAAGAGCAGCATAGATAACCCTGTCCTTGTTCTTAGGGAGATGATTCTTATGGCTTAACATCCCTTCGGCCTTCCTCAGAGCTCACCTGAGACTGACTGCATCCTATAGCACATTGAGACCCGTATCGTTGGTGGTGATAGTATGGGCCTTCCAGGTGTAGTTACACAGAGGCTTAAAGATTGAGTTACACTGGCTTGAAAGAAGCAGATCCCTTCAAACTAGTGGTGAAAAGCATCAAACAGATAGTTTGTCATGTGTCTTTTCCCTTGGAATAGATCTGCCCAGTAACAGCAGGAGGTGCGATTGGTTGACTGTGGTAGCAGTGAGACCTGACATTGCTCTTAGTATGGCACCTTGGCACCAACCACGTCACTGCTGTGACCTCAGAAGGGTTGTACCAGGCGATTCTCTGTCAGCCTGAAACCAGGGCTCACATGAAGCGAGGAGTAGTCAGAGCTGGAGCTGTGTAGGATGGGTGCaaggctgctgctccccatGGGCTGGCTCTTTTGTTTCAGGTCCAAGTCCTCCCTGAGAGCGGTGAGACACCCTTGTTTAAGCAATTCTTCAAGAACTGGCGGGACAAGGACCAGACAGAAGGACTGGGGCAGGCTTACATTTCTGGACATGTTGCCAAGATCGAGAAGGTACCTTTCGATGCTGCCACTCTGCACACCTCCAAGACCATGGCTGCCCAGCACGGAATGGAGGATGACGGCTCTGGCAGGAAACAGGTGAGCAGTGTCAGAACCCCTTTGGGAAGGTTTCCAGAATTTTCTTTGCTACTTGATGGTATTCCTAAGAGCAGCGAGACAAATGGAGGCCTGAGAATCATCAGCATTGCAGTTTCGTAAATGCAGGGAGAATTTTTTAACACCAGAAATATTACCAGCAGAGCCCTGCGGTTAAGTGGTGTAGATGAGCTGTTAATTTTGATCCCAGAATTTCCTGGGGGCATTGCTTCACTCAACAGTGTGGACCCAGGCttgtttctcattcctcctcctcactgttATTCTAGCTGTTGCCATCACGTGTGTGATGGGCGATTGTCTCAGAGCACCCATCTCACCCACCTGGATGTGTGCATTTGCACACAGAAGCAGTGGTGCAGTGGGCTTGAAAGGGCTGAGAACTGTCCAAAAGCCCACAGAGGTTCTGGCCAGCATTACGCTTTTTGAAAGTCCCCGGTAAAGCCTAAAAGCTCAGTTCCTGACCGTTCAACTGAGAGGAATTGAAATCATCATGTCAGGTACAAAACGGGCATCAGCGCTGGCAGTGCTAGCAGCCTGACTCGTGTTTTCTGCAGCGGTTCTGGCTGAACCCCGCTGGGGTAGGGGGGCCCCAGCCAGGCCAGGCGACTGGAGCCCTCTGGGGCTTGGCTGTGGACAGGAGTGCCCGGCCCCGGGGTGGCCCCAGCcggtggggctgcagggctgggggaggaagcccaacagcagctctcaggaagtctgctgcttctgctgtcacCTTCAACTTGGAATatttctgctcctctccttttctaGATTTGGAGAATAGAAGGCTCACAGAAAGTGCCAGTGGATCCTTCAACGTATGGCCAGTTCTACGGAGGGGATAGCTATATCATCTTGTACAATTACCAGCATGCTGGAAAACAGGGACAGATTATTTACACTTGGTAAGcaagttttcctgctgcaagtCAGGAAACATTGGGGTGATGTGGGGCTTAGAGTCTGCTTCTTCAAAAATGGATCACTGCTAGCTCTCACTTATGGAGGATCCTTGGGGGATGAAGTTTCACCCTGGATAACctcttgcaaacaaaaaaactaccAGAGGTCTGGAAGGTTTTATTTGAAGTGGAACAATGtgctagtatttttttttcctttttttttttcttttgctttccccCCAGTAGTAGTTACTCCCTTCTTTGAATCAAGCTCTAGTTCGTTTTGCAGAGTTCCTACATCTATTGAGACCACTGTAACGAACTTTTGATACTCTGCCACCTCGGCTGGTGGCTTGTGATTGTTACAGTCCCCAGACCATGCCCGAAAAGAGGAGCTTTCAGCAGGCAGTCTCACACTGGTCTTCCTGCTCGTGAGCAAGCAGAGCGGGCACAGGCTGCCTGATACCAGAAGGGATGCGGTCTGCATAGGGGCTGCATGTGCAGCTCCTGGTAACAGTACCAACAggcacatttttaaacaaactgctAGAAAGATAATGGGAGATAGGCATGAAGATACTAAAGAATCTGTGCTTATTATCTAGAAAACATTCCCATCTCCCTCTGTAATCACTGTGTTACGATATAGAACAGTGAATTTCTCCTTCATGTTGAATGAAGTGCTGCAGAGGTTTGGTAACAAAGGTTTTCCTTACCTCCTCTTGATCTCTGCAAGGTGGGGGAAAGGGCTGGAAATAAAACTCAAATTTTACCTTGTCTTTCAGGCAGGGTGCTGATTCCACTCAAGATGAAATTACGACGTCTGCATTCCTCACAGTACAGCTGGATgaggagctgggaggcagccctgtgcaggtaaaaaaaaccaaccaaaaaaccccaatgctgtgggaataaattttatatatatatagttaaaTGATAGCAATTTGCAGTGGAGAAACCCAGTCATGCAGTGGCAGCCTCCAGCCATGGTGTAGGTTATGAAGAGGCTGTGTGCCTAACCTACGCTCCAGCTATAACACGAGGAAATTTTATAAGTGGCCTGTATGAGATTCTGGAGGTTCTTTATGGCTCCTACTTGTTACCTCTGTGCCAGTGGATCGCTTGCCAATTCAAATGAGATGGCAATTGGGAGAGCTCAGTTTAAACACGTCTGTCTTGGTGCAGGAGGTAATAGCTCGGCTCCTGTGAGCAGCTGGGTGCTATGTGAATATTCCAGCTGTAAAGATGGTTGTAAAGTCCATTTCTAGTATGTCTTGCACTACGCTGCAGCAACAGCTTAAAACTGAcagtgggtttctttttctgtagaaacGAGTGGTGCAAGGAAAAGAGCCACCTCATCTGATGAGCTTGTTTGGTGGAAAGCCCTTGATTGTTTACAAGGGTGGAACCTCGAGGGAAGGAGGCCAGACAGCACCTGCAGAAACGCGGCTGTTCCAGGTCCGATCCAGCACCTCAGGAGCTACCAGAGCAGTAGAGGTACGTGGAAAGAGCTGCCTTCCGCGTTGGGTGTGTAGGTTGTGATGGTAACGTGGTCCCTTTGACCAGAACGGGCCAAATTGAGCTTTCTTATCTAAACTGAAACACACTTTGAAAACTTTACAAACTGTTAAAAGATTCCCCTTTCTCCATGGATAAGTGGTGATaatcattattttctaattagTTTATAAATATCACACTGTTGAAAACCACTGGGGTCTGGCCATTGTGACTTGTTCTAAGCCTGCGTGACAACAGCACTGAAGACAGGAAGTGCTAAATACCCTACATGCAAACAGAACTGCCAGGGAAGAGCAAGAGCCCCgctcctttgaaagaaaaggcacaCAAAACCCCCGTGTAACAACAAGAGAGAGACTAAATCCTAGTCCGTAGCTACAGGTGAGGCAAGAGCACCCTGTTATGTCTGCAGCAACTGCCTAAATTTCTAGCTTCAAGATGACATGTCCTTGTTGACACAGAGGAAATTACGTTAATGATTGATCAGCCTTGGCACCAGGGACACTGCACTACAGTGGTCTCCCCAGCGAGTTCTTAAGTCTCCTGTCATAACCGTAAAGAATAATGAAATGACAGATCGAAACATTCTTCCCATAGGTCATGTGTATTTGTAGATTACATGCagaaacatgcatttatttactcTTCTCATATGATTAAGTCTAACTTATCACTCAGATACAGGCAAATAAATATACAACATTTCTCATAACCTTACATGCTTGTGTGGAATAGCTTGTTTGCAGTTTGTTCGATGGTAGgtactaatttttattttgaaataatgggCTCTGCATAGAAGATGATTACATCTGACACATGCCATGTCCTTTTCAGCTGGATCCTAGTGCCAGTCAGCTGAACTCCAATGATGCCTTTGTCCTGAAAACTCCCTCCGCTGCTTACCTTTGGGTGGGCCAAGGAGCCAGCGATGCTGAGAAATCAGGAGCGCAAGAGCTGCTGAAGACGCTGGGTGCTCGCCCAGTACAGGTTTCTGAGGGCAGAGagccaggtgagggaggcacaGTGGAGCCCGAGGTCATTGCTGTGTGGCTGCAAGTTCTCAGGATTATTTCATGGATAGTTTCTTTTGTCCCTCAGAACAAGGAAATGTGGACGGAGGGGTTTCTCCAAAGTAGCTTCATTACGTTTAACAGTGCGCTCGTGTTTGTAGCCTTCGGGACTTTCTGACATAGAAGAGCACTTCAAATCCTACCCAAACCATACTGCTACTGTGGCTTCCATGTAGTGTTGAAGCATCAGTATCTCCTTCTCATTTCCAGATAATTTCTGGGCAGCTTTGGGTGGCAAAGCTCCTTACCGTACCTCTCCCCGGCTGAAGGACAAGAAGATGGATGCTCACCCCCCTCGTCTTTTTGCGTGCTCCAACAAGAGTGGGCGCTTCATTGTGAGTATCTCATAGTCAATTCATTCAACATTGTCTGATAAAGCTGGGAGAAATTCTGTCCCAGTCTGTTGTGAGCCAGCCAACAGGCTGTTACACCTTACCTTCCTCTGTGGCGCTGCCTCCGAAGGAAAGCATCGCCACCCTTTTTCTGCAGACAGCAGCTAGTTCTGTTGCACTGTTGTGTCAGCACAGCGACTTTCTGAAGCATCAAACCAGTCCTGCCCTGGTTAACAGCTAGCACACAGCCACCTCGAATTCTGTGACTCTTTCTAGTATAAAGAGGCAGCAGTACGAGTCTTGGGCACACGTGAAAGACGGTATCCCTAGGCAGAGACCGATTTTGTGTTCTGTGGTCTGAGAGTGCTTCTGTGACGTACCTGGAGTTGCGTGGTCAAACCCTGTGCCAGTGTCTAGCTCAAGGCATCCCTCCGACCGGAGGTTGAATAGGACCTGTGTGAACTGGGTTTCTCCTGTAAAGGAAAAAGGGCGCTTGAACTATGGTGCTCATCTTTTAACCTTATGTTTTCCAGATTGAGGAAGTTCCTGGAGATCTGACTCAGGATGACCTCGCTACAGATGATGTTATGCTCCTTGACACGTGGGATCAGGTACGGCACATCTACCGGGTGAAGAGGGGAGCAAAGAACTGGCACAAACTGGGTCTAGATTGAGGCCCAAACAACAATAGCTGGAATAGTTGTTGTACTAGTATCCTTCATCGTCGGGCCTGAGAGCAAACACCTCAGCAGTGACAGTGAACAGAACTTGCGCCTGGAATGTGAGAAGACAGTTGGTgtcctgcagcatccctgtccCAGCCAACAAGGACTGAGGACCGTTGTAGGATTCGGCCGCTGAAGCTGCTGACAcgttttctgctctttttcagtAACAGAGGGCAGGTCACTTACTGTGCATGAATCAACCAAAAGACAACTTTGAGATTAATTTTGTACGTTTTATGTAAAAAAGTTCAAATGTGCTAGTTTTTCCTGATGTTAAGCTACAGTGTAATTTGTTCATGTATCTAGAATTTATGCAGAATTTTTATCAGTTCTGCTCACTGAAACTTTGTTCAAGTTATCCTTTCTTTCCTAAAGAGATTGATTGCTGCTGAAATAATTcatatgtttgggtttttttacctttagGTCTTTGTATGGATTGGGAAAGATGcccaagaagaagaaaagactgaggcTTTGAAGTCTGGTAATAttgcattttcctctctgaatgaacccttttttattttccccctgaTCATAAGGCAGGCAGTTTAATATACTGAGAAACATACCTTAATCACAACATAAAATTCAATGTCGTGAACAAAAATATCACCTCTCTCAAGAAAGGAGGATGCCCAAGATGAGGAGGTATAGCATTCAGCCATGCTGTGCTCAGCCCCTAGCAGCGAGTATAGTATCCATGTGGGAAAGCAGGTATAGGCTGCCACGGTATTACAGCATTTTAGAATCATAATAGTTTTCTACAAAGAAGTGCCAGTCTTCTAACAGCTGTAGGTAAAACCATAGAGTGAAAACTtctgtgggtttggtttttttcaagtgagCAATCTGCAATTGTATCTCTAGCATCCACTTAGCTACAGTTAAGCTGGGTCAGCTGTTGCTCTACCAGACTGGTACCCTGTGAGATTTCCTTCTACTTGTGTGCTTTCAGCTAAACGGTACATTGACACCGATCCGGCCAGCCGAGATAAGAGAACGCCAGTCACGGTTGTTAAGCAAGGGTTTGAACCACCAACCTTCTCCGGCTGGTTCCTGGGCTGGGATGATGACTACTGGGCTGTCGATCCTCTACAGCGAGCAATGGCAGATGTGGACGTCTAAGGaacaagtttttttcttttttaaatggagcAAGTTTCATGCCTTCAATGCCTTCAAGAGCTACTTCCTCCTGCAGGATGCATGTTAACAAGGCAATG
This genomic stretch from Balearica regulorum gibbericeps isolate bBalReg1 chromosome 20, bBalReg1.pri, whole genome shotgun sequence harbors:
- the GSN gene encoding gelsolin isoform X3, encoding MVEHAEFSKAGKEPGLQIWRIEKFDLVPVPKTLYGDFFTGDSYLVLNTIKQRNGNLQYDLHFWLGDESSQDERGAAAIFTVQMDDYLQGKAVQHREVQGHESSTFLGYFKSGIKYKAGGVASGFRHVVPNEVTVQRLLQVKGRRTVRATEVPVTWESFNTGDCFILDLGSNIFQWCGSNSNRQERLKATVLAKGIRDNERNGRAKVYVSEEGSEREEMLQVLGPKPSLPPGISDETKTDTANRRLAKLYKVSNRAGNMAVSLVADENPFSQAALSTDDCFILDHGTDGKIFVWKGRSANSEEKAAALKTASEFIDKMGYPKHTQVQVLPESGETPLFKQFFKNWRDKDQTEGLGQAYISGHVAKIEKVPFDAATLHTSKTMAAQHGMEDDGSGRKQIWRIEGSQKVPVDPSTYGQFYGGDSYIILYNYQHAGKQGQIIYTWQGADSTQDEITTSAFLTVQLDEELGGSPVQKRVVQGKEPPHLMSLFGGKPLIVYKGGTSREGGQTAPAETRLFQVRSSTSGATRAVELDPSASQLNSNDAFVLKTPSAAYLWVGQGASDAEKSGAQELLKTLGARPVQVSEGREPDNFWAALGGKAPYRTSPRLKDKKMDAHPPRLFACSNKSGRFIIEEVPGDLTQDDLATDDVMLLDTWDQVFVWIGKDAQEEEKTEALKSAKRYIDTDPASRDKRTPVTVVKQGFEPPTFSGWFLGWDDDYWAVDPLQRAMADVDV
- the GSN gene encoding gelsolin isoform X1 is translated as MGKQDFSYIFLTIFCTVALKLNCVSSMSVAGLGYVVTAAVVLSAVPVSMVEHAEFSKAGKEPGLQIWRIEKFDLVPVPKTLYGDFFTGDSYLVLNTIKQRNGNLQYDLHFWLGDESSQDERGAAAIFTVQMDDYLQGKAVQHREVQGHESSTFLGYFKSGIKYKAGGVASGFRHVVPNEVTVQRLLQVKGRRTVRATEVPVTWESFNTGDCFILDLGSNIFQWCGSNSNRQERLKATVLAKGIRDNERNGRAKVYVSEEGSEREEMLQVLGPKPSLPPGISDETKTDTANRRLAKLYKVSNRAGNMAVSLVADENPFSQAALSTDDCFILDHGTDGKIFVWKGRSANSEEKAAALKTASEFIDKMGYPKHTQVQVLPESGETPLFKQFFKNWRDKDQTEGLGQAYISGHVAKIEKVPFDAATLHTSKTMAAQHGMEDDGSGRKQIWRIEGSQKVPVDPSTYGQFYGGDSYIILYNYQHAGKQGQIIYTWQGADSTQDEITTSAFLTVQLDEELGGSPVQKRVVQGKEPPHLMSLFGGKPLIVYKGGTSREGGQTAPAETRLFQVRSSTSGATRAVELDPSASQLNSNDAFVLKTPSAAYLWVGQGASDAEKSGAQELLKTLGARPVQVSEGREPDNFWAALGGKAPYRTSPRLKDKKMDAHPPRLFACSNKSGRFIIEEVPGDLTQDDLATDDVMLLDTWDQVFVWIGKDAQEEEKTEALKSAKRYIDTDPASRDKRTPVTVVKQGFEPPTFSGWFLGWDDDYWAVDPLQRAMADVDV
- the GSN gene encoding gelsolin isoform X2 translates to MGMTCFKEASLPVSMVEHAEFSKAGKEPGLQIWRIEKFDLVPVPKTLYGDFFTGDSYLVLNTIKQRNGNLQYDLHFWLGDESSQDERGAAAIFTVQMDDYLQGKAVQHREVQGHESSTFLGYFKSGIKYKAGGVASGFRHVVPNEVTVQRLLQVKGRRTVRATEVPVTWESFNTGDCFILDLGSNIFQWCGSNSNRQERLKATVLAKGIRDNERNGRAKVYVSEEGSEREEMLQVLGPKPSLPPGISDETKTDTANRRLAKLYKVSNRAGNMAVSLVADENPFSQAALSTDDCFILDHGTDGKIFVWKGRSANSEEKAAALKTASEFIDKMGYPKHTQVQVLPESGETPLFKQFFKNWRDKDQTEGLGQAYISGHVAKIEKVPFDAATLHTSKTMAAQHGMEDDGSGRKQIWRIEGSQKVPVDPSTYGQFYGGDSYIILYNYQHAGKQGQIIYTWQGADSTQDEITTSAFLTVQLDEELGGSPVQKRVVQGKEPPHLMSLFGGKPLIVYKGGTSREGGQTAPAETRLFQVRSSTSGATRAVELDPSASQLNSNDAFVLKTPSAAYLWVGQGASDAEKSGAQELLKTLGARPVQVSEGREPDNFWAALGGKAPYRTSPRLKDKKMDAHPPRLFACSNKSGRFIIEEVPGDLTQDDLATDDVMLLDTWDQVFVWIGKDAQEEEKTEALKSAKRYIDTDPASRDKRTPVTVVKQGFEPPTFSGWFLGWDDDYWAVDPLQRAMADVDV